The sequence below is a genomic window from Corythoichthys intestinalis isolate RoL2023-P3 chromosome 4, ASM3026506v1, whole genome shotgun sequence.
GCTTTCAGGACTCCTACCTTTCGTTGTGATGCAGTGGTTCTCATTGCCTTTACATTCCAAGGTGGCAGGGGCGGTGCACTGCGGTTCATTGCAGGTGTAGCATTTTCTACCGTTGGGGCTGGTCTCGCTGTGGTCTAGAAGATAGAAAGGTAGTTGTAATGTGATTCATGGACCATATTATGGTTCGCTCGCCTGACTTCAATCTAGGCAGCATGTTTGAAATGTCCACATGCATTAGGTTAATGCTGTATTTCACTGAGCTGAAGAAGCTACAACAAGCAATATAAATGCGTTTACCTAGTGCGGCAAGATTGTTGCAGAGGTCGGTGGTGCAACACTGGCTGGAGAGTATGGTTCTGGCCACTCCATGATTAACTGAGGCTTGTGTACAGGAGTGCACAGAGCTGCAGCTTTTCCAACTGACGTCCATAACATTAAACTCGCCTATGTCAGATCGCACGAAGGTTTCAAACTCAATTAAATCAAGCGAAGATACATTGGGATATTACAATTTCGTGGAACAAATATTAGACTTTAGCTTGTTAATGACTTTCTGCTCAATGGACCACCACTATTGCACATTACACGTGCTCAGGTAACAGTACCAAACAATACCTGCATATATAGTGAATCTTTTTGTAGTACAGTGAGTCGCCAGTGCAGAGCATTTGTTTGCTGTACTGTTGCAGCCAGCTGAGCGTCCTGCTACACACTGGTAACATTTCAGTGTGCAGGCTAGGATACACACAGAAAGTCGCACAATTGCATTAATTTCTGTTTTGAGTCAAATTTATTAACAATATGAAAGAAAAACTTGCCTTTAGGAAGGAGTAAAATCCTAAGGAAGAGCAGCTTCAACAACAGGTGATGCATTTTGAGTGATTTGACTTTTCAGTAGATGTTTTGGCTTTATATCCGCTTTCAGAAAGAGAATAGTTTTTCATCTTAAGACCACTCCCTCCCATcatctgatggggggggg
It includes:
- the LOC130914501 gene encoding urokinase plasminogen activator surface receptor-like; protein product: MDVSWKSCSSVHSCTQASVNHGVARTILSSQCCTTDLCNNLAALDHSETSPNGRKCYTCNEPQCTAPATLECKGNENHCITTKVADHGQITTMKGCASAEICMKNEEIERFIGTEISCCEGDYCNSGSRPKVGLLLVTPLLCLLMSP